A genomic stretch from Microtus pennsylvanicus isolate mMicPen1 chromosome 11, mMicPen1.hap1, whole genome shotgun sequence includes:
- the Chd3 gene encoding chromodomain-helicase-DNA-binding protein 3 isoform X6: protein MASPLRDEEEEEEEMVVSEEEEEEEEEGDEEEEEVEAADEDDEEEDEEGVLGRGPGHDRGRDRHSPPSCHLFPPPPPPPPLPPPPPPPPPPDKDDIRLLPSALGVKKRKRGPKKQKENKPGKPRKRKKLDSEEEFGSERDEYREKSESGGSEYGTGPGRKRRRKHREKKEKKTKRRKRGEGDGGQKQVEQKSSAALLLTWGLEDVEHVFSEEDYHTLTNYKAFSQFMRPLIAKKNPKIPMSKMMTILGAKWREFSANNPFKGSAAAVAAAAAAAAAAVAEQVSAAVSPATPIAPSGPPPALPPPPAPEIQPPPIRRAKTKEGKGPGHKRRNKNPRVPDGRKKLRGKKMAPLKIKLGLLGGKRKKAGSYAFQSDEGPDPEAEESDLDSGSVHSASGRPDGPVRAKKLKRGRPGRKKKKVLGCPAVAGEEEVDGYETDHQDYCEVCQQGGEIILCDTCPRAYHLVCLDPELDRAPEGKWSCPHCEKEGVQWEAKEEEEEYEEEGEEGEKEEEDDHMEYCRVCKDGGELLCCDACISSYHIHCLNPPLPDIPNGEWLCPRCTCPVLKGRVQKILHWRWGEPPVAMPAPQQTDGNPDVPPPRPLQGRSEREFFVKWVGLSYWHCSWAKELQLEIFHLVMYRNYQRKNDMDEPPPLDYGSGEDDGKSDKRKVKDPHYAEMEEKYYRFGIKPEWMTVHRIINHSMDKKGNYHYLVKWKDLPYDQSTWEEDEMNIPEYEDHKQSYWRHRELIMGEDPAQPRKYKKKKKELQGDGPPSSPTNDPTVKYETQPRFITATGGTLHMYQLEGLNWLRFSWAQGTDTILADEMGLGKTIQTIVFLYSLYKEGHTKGPFLVSAPLSTIINWEREFQMWAPKFYVVTYTGDKDSRAIIRENEFSFEDNAIKGGKKAFKMKREAQVKFHVLLTSYELITIDQAALGSIRWACLVVDEAHRLKNNQSKFFRVLNGYKIDHKLLLTGTPLQNNLEELFHLLNFLTPERFNNLEGFLEEFADISKEDQIKKLHDLLGPHMLRRLKADVFKNMPAKTELIVRVELSPMQKKYYKYILTRNFEALNSRGGGNQVSLLNIMMDLKKCCNHPYLFPVAAMESPKLPSGAYEGGALIKSSGKLMLLQKMLRKLKEQGHRVLIFSQMTKMLDLLEDFLDYEGYKYERIDGGITGALRQEAIDRFNAPGAQQFCFLLSTRAGGLGINLATADTVIIFDSDWNPHNDIQAFSRAHRIGQANKVMIYRFVTRASVEERITQVAKRKMMLTHLVVRPGLGSKAGSMSKQELDDILKFGTEELFKDENEGENKEEDSSVIHYDNEAIARLLDRNQDATEDTDVQNMNEYLSSFKVAQYVVREEDKIEEIEREIIKQEENVDPDYWEKLLRHHYEQQQEDLARNLGKGKRVRKQVNYNDAAQEDQDNQSEYSVGSEEEDEDFDERPEGRRQSKRQLRNEKDKPLPPLLARVGGNIEVLGFNTRQRKAFLNAVMRWGMPPQDAFTTQWLVRDLRGKTEKEFKAYVSLFMRHLCEPGADGSETFADGVPREGLSRQQVLTRIGVMSLVKKKVQEFEHINGRWSMPELMPDPSADSKRSSRASSPTKTSPTTPEASTTNSPCTSKPATPAPSEKGDGIRTPLEKDDTENPEEKPEKNSRMGEKVETEVDSPSPAPSLGERLEPRKILLEDEAPGVTGEVEPEPGYRGDREKSASEPTPAERGEEKPLDVQEHRERPEGETGDLGKRAEDVKAERELRLGPPRDEPRSNGRREEKVEKPRFMFNIADGGFTELHTLWQNEERAAISSGKLNEIWHRRHDYWLLAGIVLHGYARWQDIQNDAQFAIINEPFKTEANKGNFLEMKNKFLARRFKLLEQALVIEEQLRRAAYLNLSQEPAHPAMALHARFAEAECLAESHQHLSKESLAGNKPANAVLHKVLNQLEELLSDMKADVTRLPATLSRIPPIAARLQMSERSILSRLASKGTEPHPTPAFPPGPYATPPGYGAAFSAAPVGALAAAGANYSQMPAGSFITATNGPPVLVKKEKEMMGALVSDGLDRKESRAGEVICIDD, encoded by the exons ATAAGGATGATATCCGGCTGCTGCCTTCAGCATTGGGTGTGAAGAAGAGAAAGCGAGGACCcaaaaagcagaaggaaaacaagCCAGGCAAACCCCGGAAACGCAAGAAGCTC GACAGTGAAGAGGAATTTGGCTCAGAGCGAGATGAGTACCGGGAGAAGTCAGAGAGTGGAGGCAGCGAATATGGAACTGGACCAGGTCGGAAACGAAGAAGGAAGCAccgagaaaaaaaagagaaaaagacaaagaggaggaaaaggggagaaggagatgggGGGCAAAAG CAGGTGGAACAGAAGTCATCAGCTGCGCTGCTTCTGACCTGGGGCTTGGAGGATGTGGAGCATGTGTTCTCCGAGGAGGACTACCACACACTTACCAACTATAAAGCCTTCAGTCAGTTCATGAG GCCCCTAATTGCTAAGAAGAATCCCAAGATCCCAATGTCGAAGATGATGACCATCCTGGGGGCCAAGTGGAGAGAGTTCAGCGCCAATAACCCCTTCAAAGGGTCAGCAGCTGctgtggcggcggcggcggcagcggcggcagcagcTGTAGCCGAGCAGGTGTCAGCTGCTGTCTCCCCAGCCACCCCCATAGCACCATCTGGACCCCCCCCTGccctcccaccaccccctgcTCCTGAAATCCAGCCCCCACCTATCAGAAGAGCCAAAACCAAAGAGGGCAAAG GTCCAGGCCACAAGAGGCGGAATAAGAACCCCCGAGTACCTGATGGACGCAAGAAGCTTCGAGGGAAGAAGATGGCACCACTCAAAATCAAGCTGGGGCTGCTGGGtggcaagaggaagaaggcaggctcG TATGCTTTCCAGAGCGATGAGGGCCCGGATCCAGAAGCTGAGGAGTCAGACTTGGACAGTGGTAGCGTCCATAGTGCCTCAGGCCGGCCTGATGGCCCTGTCCGTGCCAAGAAACTGAAGCGAGGCCggccaggaaggaagaagaagaagg TCCTGGGCTGTCCCGCAGTGGCCGGGGAGGAGGAGGTTGATGGCTACGAGACGGATCACCAGGATTACTGTGAGGTGTGCCAGCAGGGTGGGGAAATTATTCTGTGCGACACCTGCCCTCGTGCCTACCACCTCGTCTGCCTTGACCCTGAGCTTGACCGGGCTCCTGAGGGCAAATGGAGCTGTCCCCACTGT GAGAAGGAAGGGGTACAATGGGAGgccaaggaagaggaggaagagtatgaagaggagggggaggaaggagagaaggaggaagaggacgaTCACATGGAGTATTGCCGAGTGTGCAAGGACGGTGGGGAGCTGCTGTGCTGCGATGCTTGCATCTCCTCCTACCACATCCACTGTCTGAACCCCCCGCTGCCTGACATCCCCAACGGTGAATGGCTGTGCCCACGATGTACA TGTCCTGTGCTAAAGGGCCGTGTTCAGAAGATCTTGCATTGGCGATGGGGGGAGCCGCCTGTTGCAATGCCAGCACCCCAGCAAACAGACGGGAATCCAGACGTCCCACCCCCTCGTCCTCTTCAAGGCAGATCAGAGCGAGAGTTCTTTGTCAAATGGGTGGGATTGTCCTACTGGCACTGCTCCTGGGCCAAGGAGCTTCAG CTGGAAATCTTCCACTTGGTAATGTATCGCAACTACCAACGGAAAAATGACATGGATGAGCCGCCACCCCTGGACTATGGCTCTGGTGAGGATGACGGGAAGAGTGACAAGCGCAAGGTGAAGGACCCTCACTATGCTGAGATGGAGGAGAAGTACTACCGGTTTGGCATCAAGCCAGAGTGGATGACCGTCCACCGAATCATCAACCACAG TATGGATAAAAAGGGGAATTACCATTATCTTGTGAAATGGAAGGATTTGCCTTATGACCAGTCTACATGGGAGGAGGATGAGATGAACATCCCTGAATATGAAGACCATAAACAAAGCTACTGGAGACATCG TGAGCTAATTATGGGAGAGGACCCTGCACAGCCTCGAAAgtataagaagaagaagaaggagctGCAGGGAGACGGGCCTCCCAGCTCACCTACTAATGAT CCTACAGTGAAATATGAGACCCAGCCGCGGTTCATCACAGCCACAGGAGGCACGCTGCACATGTACCAGCTGGAGGGGCTGAACTGGCTGCGCTTCTCATGGGCCCAAGGCACTGACACCATTCTGGCTGATGAGATGGGCCTGGGCAAGACCATCCAAACCATTGTTTTTCTCTACTCACTCTACAAGGAG GGCCACACCAAAGGTCCCTTCCTGGTGAGTGCTCCACTCTCCACCATCATCAACTGGGAGCGAGAGTTCCAAATGTGGGCACCCAAGTTCTATGTGGTCACATACACGGGAGACAAGGACAGCCGGGCCATTATCCGAGAGAATGAGTTCTCCTTTGAGGACAACGCCATCAAAGGCGGGAAGAAGGCTTTTAAGATGAAG AGAGAGGCTCAGGTGAAGTTCCATGTTCTCCTGACGTCATACGAGCTGATCACCATCGATCAGGCAGCGCTTGGCTCCATCCGCTGGGCCTGTCTTGTGGTGGATGAAGCTCATCGACTCAAGAACAACCAGTCCAAG TTTTTCAGGGTCCTCAATGGCTATAAGATAGATCATAAGCTATTGCTGACGGGGACCCCGCTGCAGAATAACCTGGAGGAGCTCTTCCACCTTTTGAACTTCCTCACTCCCGAGAGGTTTAA CAActtggagggcttcctggaggagttCGCTGACATATCCAAAGAGGACCAGATTAAGAAACTACATGATTTACTGGGGCCACACATGCTGCGGAGACTCAAGGCAGATGTCTTTAAGAACATGCCGGCCAAGACGGAGCTCATTGTCCGAGTGGAGCTCAGCCCCATGCAGAA GAAATACTATAAGTACATCCTAACTCGAAATTTTGAGGCCTTGAATTCACGAGGCGGCGGGAACCAGGTGTCCCTGCTTAACATCATGATGGACCTTAAGAAGTGCTGCAACCACCCGTACCTCTTCCCTGTGGCTGCCATG GAGTCTCCAAAACTGCCCAGCGGGGCTTATGAGGGTGGGGCACTCATTAAGTCATCAGGGAAGCTTATGCTGCTGCAGAAGATGCTGAGAAAGCTGAAGGAGCAAGGACACAGAGTGCTCATCTTCTCACAG ATGACCAAGATGTTAGACCTTCTGGAGGACTTCCTAGACTATGAAGGCTACAAGTACGAACGCATTGATGGCGGCATCACTGGTGCCCTTAGGCAGGAGGCCATTGATCGGTTTAATG CTCCTGGTGCCCAACAATTCTGCTTCCTCCTGTCCACCCGAGCTGGGGGCCTGGGCATCAACTTGGCCACAGCTGACACTGTTATCATCTTCGATTCTGATTGGAACCCCCATAATGACATCCAG GCCTTCAGCAGAGCCCATCGGATTGGCCAGGCCAACAAGGTGATGATTTACCGTTTTGTGACCCGAGCGTCTGTGGAAGAACGGATCACACAGGTGGCGAAGAGGAAAATGATGCTGACGCATCTGGTGGTGCGGCCAGGCCTGGGCTCCAAGGCCGGTTCCATGTCTAAGCAGGAACTGGATGACATCCTCAAATTTGGCACTGAGGAGCTATTCAAGGATGAAAATGAGG GAGAGAATAAGGAGGAAGATAGCAGTGTGATCCACTATGACAACGAAGCCATCGCTCGACTGCTGGACCGGAACCAGGATGCAACCGAGGATACTGATGTGCAGAACATGAATGAGTATCTCAGCTCCTTCAAGGTGGCACAGTATGTTGTGCGTGAAGAAGACAAG ATTGAGGAGATCGAGCGAGAGATCATCAAGCAGGAGGAGAATGTGGATCCCGACTACTGGGAGAAGCTGCTGAGGCATCACTATGAGCAGCAGCAAGAAGACCTTGCCCGAAACCTAGGCAAGGGCAAGCGGGTTCGAAAGCAGGTTAACTACAATGATGCTGCTCAGGAGGATCAAG ATAACCAGTCAGAATACTCAGTGGGGtcggaggaggaggatgaggactTCGATGAGCGTCCTGAAG GGCGTCGACAGTCAAAGAGGCAGCTCCGAAATGAAAAGGACAAGCCGCTGCCTCCATTGCTGGCTCGAGTTGGGGGGAACATTGAG GTACTGGGATTCAATACCAGACAGCGGAAGGCGTTCCTTAACGCTGTGATGCGCTGGGGGATGCCGCCACAGGATGCTTTCACCACACAGTGGCTAGTGCGGGACCTGAGGGGCAAGACCGAGAAAGAGTTTAA GGCCTATGTGTCTTTGTTCATGCGCCATCTCTGTGAACCTGGAGCAGACGGCTCAGAAACCTTTGCCGATGGGGTCCCTCGGGAGGGGCTGAGCCGCCAGCAGGTGTTGACCCGCATTGGAGTCATGTCTCTTGTCAAGAAGAAG GTGCAAGAGTTTGAGCACATCAATGGACGCTGGTCAATGCCGGAGCTCATGCCTGATCCTAGTGCTGACTCCAAGCGCTCTTCCAGGGCTTCCTCCCCAACCAAAACATCTCCCACCACCCCCGAGGCGTCTACAACCAACAGTCCTTGCACCTCTAAACCTG CTACTCCCGCTCCGAGTGAGAAAGGAGATGGGATACGGACACCTCTGGAGAAGGATGACACTGAAAACCCAgaagagaagccagagaagaaTAGCAGGATGGGGGAAAAGGTGGAGACAGAG GTTGATTCTCCCAGCCCAGCCCCATCACTTGGAGAACGGCTAGAACCAAGGAAGATTCTCTTAGAGGATGAAGCACCAGGGGTGACTGGAGAGGTGGAGCCTGAACCTGGGTAccgaggagacagagagaagtccG CCTCAGAGCCAACACCAGcagaaaggggggaggagaaaCCGTTGGATGTACAGGAACACAGGGAGAGGCCGGAGGGGGAAACAGGGGATTTGGGCAAGAGAG CAGAGGATGTCAAAGCTGAGCGGGAGCTCCGACTTGGGCCTCCTCGAGATGAGCCACGGTCCAATGGGCGCCGTGAGGAGAAAGTGGAGAAGCCGAGGTTCATGTTCAATATTGCTGATGGTGGTTTTACAG AGCTTCACACACTGTGGCAGAATGAAGAGAGGGCAGCTATTTCCTCGGGGAAGCTCAACGAAATCTGGCACCGAAGACATGACTATTGGCTCCTGGCTGGGATCGTCCT TCATGGCTATGCCCGGTGGCAAGACATCCAGAATGATGCTCAGTTCGCCATTATCAATGAACCATTCAAAACTGAAGCCAATAAGGGGAACTTCCTggagatgaaaaataaattccTGGCCCGGAGGTTCAAG CTCCTGGAGCAGGCGCTGGTGATTGAGGAGCAGCTGCGGCGGGCGGCCTACCTGAACCTGTCACAGGAGCCGGCGCACCCCGCCATGGCCCTCCACGCCCGCTTTGCCGAGGCCGAGTGCCTAGCCGAGAGCCACCAGCACCTCTCCAAGGAGTCGCTGGCAGGGAACAAGCCAGCCAACGCCGTCCTGCACAAGG TTCTGAACCAGTTGGAGGAGTTGCTGAGCGACATGAAGGCAGATGTGACCCGCCTGCCAGCCACGCTGTCCCGAATACCCCCCATCGCAGCCCGCCTTCAGATGTCCGAGCGCAGCATCCTCAGCCGGCTGGCCAGCAAGGGCACAGAGCCTCACCCCACACCG GCCTTTCCCCCGGGTCCTTACGCCACTCCACCGGGATACGGGGCAGCCTTCAGCGCTGCACCCGTAGGGGCCCTGGCCGCCGCAGGCGCCAATTACAGCCAGATGCCTGCAGGGTCCTTCATCACAG CCACCAACGGCCCTCCAGTGCTggtgaagaaagagaaggaaatgatggGGGCGCTGGTGTCAGACGGGCTGGATCGGAAGGAGTCCCGAGCAGGGGAGGTGATCTGTATAGACGACTGA